The DNA sequence CCAAAGCTTGAGAAGctaaaaagaaaatcttttttttcccagaaaaagtttttttttctccccttgaTTAAAAagaattttgcatttaattttctccgtctctttttttttttgattgatccAGAAAGCAAATTTGGGCTTTCAATCAATTTATCAACAGTCTctctggcgccatcttgtgcctGAATTTGATACACAAGAACACGCTGCGGCTGAGAAAACAAAACTTGGATGGAAGTTTTCTGTTcgacttttcaaaatgacacATAAACATGTTAAAGGACAGATATTGTATACATGTTGAGTTATACGTTTTTCAAGAACTGTCATTTGTCCTTTTAGAAATTATACAATTTGACCTTCGAGtcttgtttgacttttgagtgaatttttttggggggctgcgATTGACTTTTGACCAGATTTTCTGCAAAAACTTCTCAGCGTTTACCTCGGGCGTTCCGCAGAAGGTGGACGTGGTTCCGTTGGGCTCGATGTTCTCCTTGCAGAGTCCGAAATCGGTGAGGATGACGTGCCCCTGCGAGTCCAGCAGGATGTTCTCGGGCTTGAGGTCCCGGTAGACGATGTTGAGCGAGTGCAGGTAGCCCAGCGCGCTGGCGATCTCGGCGGCGTAGAAGCGCGCGCGCGGCTCCAGGAAGCAGCGCTCGCGCTGAAGGTGGTAGAAAAGCTGCAGtcgcaaaaacaacaacaaccgccACATCAGCAGATGACACAAGAAGCGTCGGCCGCTTTCGCTGCTTTTacgtttaaaacatttataatccATACACGTGTCATGTGtttcttgacatttttacaGGCTTATTTTTCTATACagattttaacataaaaaaaaaaaaaaaacgtgcatgAGAAATATAGAGCGAGATGAAACCTTTTTTAgtattttgcccatttttcattttctgcaaaTAAATGCTCGAAATGAAGCAAACGTGGTGAAGCGACATTTggttgttatgctgcacacaaatgcaaGACGCTGCCAATACAAGTGAAAACgaacgttaaaaaaaactacccaTAATGTTGAAGGTTTTTTCAAACTCTATTCATAATACGATCTTTGCTACTTTTATTGAAATGACATGAATTTAGTTGATGCAGTTTCGTGATTACAAAGATTTTTCATTGCTTACGTTGTTTTACTTTCACTATTTTGTATTAGCATTTTTGAATGGGccaaactaaactttttttttttttttatatatatatatttttgcaaatcTTCAAGGTGACCATGTCGGTcggcaataataaaaaatcaggcTTTGACGGAAGATCCTCGTtgtgccttggcggaggtctgcacTGGCAGTTAAGACTTTAAAAGGTTGAACttgagaagagaaaaaaaaatccgtctGCTCTTCCCAGATGGATTTCATCGTCTGCGCCGGTGCCGACAATGGCAGGAAATGAATTCCGTGAGCCGCCATTGGCAACTCGGCCGGCCGTGTCTTCCTTCCTGACTTTCCCTTCaaggcgccgccgccgccaccgccgccgccgactCACCTCTCCGCCGTTGATGTAGTCGAGGACGAAGTAGAGCTTGTCGGCCGTCTGGAAGGAGTAATGAAGGCCCACCAGGAACGGATGCTTGACGTTCTTCAGCAGAACGTTCCGCTCCGACATGATGTGCTTCTCCTGATGCCAAAACACAAGTCGGATGTTTTTCCCGCTCGCCACACGAAGCAAAGCGCGTTCCCGCCTTCTGACCTCCTTCTTCTTGAGGATGGCCTTCTTCTGCAGCACCTTGACGGCGTAGAAGCGGTCGTCCTGGCGGTGCCGCGCCAGCAGAACTTTGCCGAAGCTGCCCTTGCCGATCACCTTGAGGAAGTGGAAGTCGTTGGGCTTGGCTGACGGGTTGGACGACGGGCCCAAGTTGATCTGCTGCGTCGGGCTGGGCTGCTTCCAGCGACACAAACGGAGCGTTAGCCGCAACCTTTGCAGAACCGCGTCAAATGTTTTATCGGCAGATGATCCACAAATACAAAAGAATGTGTTCATTCGTTATGCAAGCGGGCGCGTCCGATGTTGCAGGCCAGTGTGATCATTGATCATGTAATCATTGATCATTGAAAGGACTCACGGGAGGGGAGGGGCTGGCGTTTATCAGCTCCGCATCTTGCGGAGGACTCAGGTTCAAGATGGACTGCACCTCCGGACTGAAACGCAAAGTACAAAATATTGAACAAGAAAATCACAATTATAGATCGATTCAAAAACGCACACACTGACATCGAAAACCGCACTAGCATTTTCTCTCTCCGATGACATTAGCATagcaatctatttttttaaatgacaatttaaaaaaaaaaatcctatgaCATCATTTATGCTTCGTGTAATTAGTGCAAATAAAAGCGATGATTGCCATTAATGCAAATATAATCGTAGGACTTGTTCAAGATGCACTTCTGCACTACAATGGTAATAGAaaacaaatcacatttaattGAGGTCATCATGATAGCAACGTAAACTCCATTGATTTGTTTCTACGTATTAAAAACTAAGATCAAAAAATCAATCCCAATCAATGCATCTGCGAGTCGTACTGACTGTTTGCACGTGTAGGCGTTGGTGGCGAGCCTTTGGATGAAGTCGTTGAGTCCCATCTTCCTCTGCTTCATGAAAGCTGAAAGAAAAGTCAAAGTCACGCTTGCATTAATCCGTCGAGGTACAAAACACGAGCCGGCCATCGCGATCGCGGTCCCGGTCCCGGTTCGTACCGCTCACTAAGGCCACGAGCCCTTTGGACTTGGAGTAAGTCATCTCGGGCTGTCCCGTCGCGCTTTTTTTGATCGTCATGATTGCGaggagacagaaaagaaaaaaaaaagaaaacacaaaagtaGAAAGAAGCAACTTTGATGGCTTTCAAGTTTGCCTCTTTGCTTTTAAGACGAACTCAGAGGCGTTTCCGAGTGGGCGTGACTGAAAGCGGCGTGTCTTCGCTTCGATTGGACGAGCCGTGCCGGGCATGGACCAATCAGAGGCCTCAAAGCACGAGATCCCGTTACTCGGGCCACGCCCTCGCCCCCGTGTGCTTACGTCAAATAACAAAAAGAAAGTGTTCTTTTCATTGTCTATTTGCACATTCTTACGCAATAATATGACGAAACTTCAGAGGGAGAAGCTCGCGTGACGTCAAGAGCACACCTGGCTCCGAGATGTCCGTAAATGCAACACGGGGCTCCCCATGACGTTAAAGCGCTTTCGGCGTTGAATGTcataaaaatggcaaaaatgtggCTTGCTTCTAAGTGAAAATAATTCTATTTAGTCACCGATGGTTAGCTTTTGGCCTATCATCGTACCCTTAATATTAAAAGCTCTCCACAACTTTTAATAAAGTTACGAGACGTGGGCAAAGTAAGAATTTGTTACGTTTCGGTGCAGATacggtttttttttctccctccccaACACTGCTCactaacacattttatttcttatgACGATTGTTAGTTTTTGGGCTACGATTGTACCTCAAGTAAGTAGTTGCCAAAAACATTTAGTAAGTATAAGTGTGGTGGGTGCACTGCAAAGTGAGATTTCCTTATATTCTGGGGCAAatacgacccccccccccccccgactaaAAGTGCACAAATTAATGTAGACTTTTCGACACATAAATCCTCCAAAATTCCCTTTGCAAGAACGTGTCAAGTGCATTTTCAAATCATGGAATTCGGTCCACCCAATTCTAACGGGATGGTAGTTCTTTCCACACACAcagaaggggagggggggggggggtctgccaGTGGAAAAGTACAGAGTGAGGGGATACACACTTGGGGGGGGCTGAACATACACAAGTtttatgaagaagaaaaaaactcgaGTGGCACTGTGCATAACTTGTCATTACGTAAGACACCTGAATCTCGACTGACTGATATGATCTACAAGGCCACGTCCACTTTGCTAAACAGTTCATGTGAGCATAAAATGAGTTTTTTGCAGCGTATAATGTCCATAAAGGTGCTTTAAAGTGGTTTTAGTTGCATGATCAAGTTGACAGGAAACAAAACAGTTTGCAATTTCATCCCACAAAGATTTTGAGCCTCATTTTAAACGATCGATTTGattttgtatatgtgtgttttcCCCAGGTTAAAGCTTAcgtaatgaccccccccccccctccctccacaACAGCGAACATACGTGACGTCTGTACGTCGTgcataaatgaataatttgtcCTCTTTCTTCTTTCTGTTGTTTTAGGAGACGTCGCTCGATGCGGATGTTGCGTTCAAAGGTGGCTCGTTCATACTCACACGTCCAAGCGGTCGTTGTGTCTTTCATAGAGCCGTGACGTCGTCCCGGGCAGCTCGCGAAGGTGGGCTCCGAGAGGCAATCACACTGGGGCGCATTCCTCAGCCAGGAGGGTTTTCATCTGACCgatttgtcttcttctttttgcctCCTCCTCTCCTCGTTCTCGTCTCGAAGGCGGAGACGTTCCGCCTTCTTGGTTTTCTCACGCTCCGCGAGTGAGATGTGCTGCGTTCAGGCGCCCAGCGGAAAAGTCGCGATTTGAAGGTTCAGCGTCGCTCGGCGGAAAAGCGAGGGCTTTCCTCGCAACTTTTGGGGGAAACTTAAAGGAAACGCTGAGGGGTCTTGGTGCTTTTGAGGGCGGTGCTAATTTGAACCCTACTTGGGAACCCAATTTTGAAAactgaggtcacacattctgatggcaaccctaatttaaaacgctcctttgaaaccttaaccctcatttaaaattccaatttgaaaccctaatgtcaaTGTAAAACCTCTACTTTGAAAGGTTtagggtgattttttttaaatacaaaaacacacaaacatgttgttttttggaGTCCCAGAAGAAATGAAACAGATTTGTGTAAATAACACAGCATCAGAATTGCAGAAGTAAATGTAGGTCAGCGCTCGTTGGAGGCGTTTCGGGCTtgcccaatacttttgtccctCCGCTAGAATAATACCCACATTCAAAGTGTGCCCGTTTTCTCATTGTGAAATTTCGAGTCCCCTCGCGAGCGACGCCGGCAACCGCGCCTCCTTGAGCAAACAGCCGGCGGGCGAAGGAAACGAGTGGCGTTGCAAAAGAACAGAGTGAGTTTGTGAAGGAGGGCGAACAACGCGCGCCATTGTCGCCACACCGCTGacagagcgcctcgttgtcccTCACAAAGGCAGCGAGCGGGTGGGAGAGGCGCTCGTTCCTCGACGCAAATTGCGGAAAAACAAGAAGCGGATTGACTTTTAATGGGGTCCCCACACCGCAAGGTCAAAGGTTGAATCAGcgcagtatttaaaaaaataaataaaaatctttcgAATCTGTCGAAAAGCCATGAAAGCAAGTTGTCGGAGATTTGAGCGGAACctcaaaactgtgaggcagaaaCCACTAGCGCACCATGCTGaccatctttttctttctttcttttttgtgtgtgtgtgtgtgtgtgtgggggggggggggggggcagaacgTATGCCACCTGTTGTGGAGCCGCCCTTGAGGCcgaaacaaacacgcacgccCACGCCAGACGGATGCAAATCGGCGGCGGCACGTCAGCATCCGACGCGCCCGTGTGGATGTCTCGGCATGTTTTGGGGCTTTTGTGtgactcaacaaaaaaaacacacacacacacacacacacacacacacacacacattgacggTCCAAATAaaagaggtgtgtgtgtgtgtgtgtgtgtgtgtgtgagcggaCTTTTATGTAACCGCAGCAGCCTCATTCACATTCATCATCCGACAGCTCGGATCAAACACCGTCGCGGGTCCGAATGACACAACGGCCACCGGAGAGGCGGATGAAAATGTTCATATGAAAGAttgggaatggggggggggggtgttgtcgTGGTAACGGGCTAGTGGCGGGTGAGTGTGTTTCCAGTCCAGCGCGAATATCCGTCGACTGGCATCGCCTTGCCGCCCTTCCTGCACTCTCACGACGGACCTCCCACAGTGTGAGTCACGCAGCCTGCATGGCAGCCACAAGATGGCCACTAGTGCCTTAcataacacgcacgcacacacgcacacgcacacacacacacgcacacacacgtatagTCACCAAGCAGACTTTAGGAAAACACGGGAGTGGATCTTTTGTTTGCTTTAAGCCTTTTAAAGTGTTGGGTTGGGATTCGACCATTTTTCAGCGAAGACTTCACggttagtattaaaaaaataaaaaataaaataaaactgctccaaaacaaacaatgttgaGTTGAAGTCtgagggtcaatttgacccgccgcatgtcaaatgaaaacaaagatgaATATCTTGTGAGGTGATGCTGTCATGGAGtt is a window from the Vanacampus margaritifer isolate UIUO_Vmar chromosome 19, RoL_Vmar_1.0, whole genome shotgun sequence genome containing:
- the sgk1 gene encoding serine/threonine-protein kinase Sgk1 isoform X2: MKDTTTAWTSFMKQRKMGLNDFIQRLATNAYTCKHPEVQSILNLSPPQDAELINASPSPPPSPTQQINLGPSSNPSAKPNDFHFLKVIGKGSFGKVLLARHRQDDRFYAVKVLQKKAILKKKEEKHIMSERNVLLKNVKHPFLVGLHYSFQTADKLYFVLDYINGGELFYHLQRERCFLEPRARFYAAEIASALGYLHSLNIVYRDLKPENILLDSQGHVILTDFGLCKENIEPNGTTSTFCGTPEYLAPEVLHKQPYDRTVDWWCLGAVLYEMLYGLPPFYSRNTAEMYDNILNKPLQLKPNISNAARHLLEGLLQKDRTQRLGCSDDFMEIKKHVFFSPINWDELNAKKITPPFNPNVTGPNDLRHFDPEFTDEPVPNSIGCSPDSALVTASIKEAAEAFVGFSYAPSMDSYL
- the sgk1 gene encoding serine/threonine-protein kinase Sgk1 isoform X1, with the protein product MTIKKSATGQPEMTYSKSKGLVALVSAFMKQRKMGLNDFIQRLATNAYTCKHPEVQSILNLSPPQDAELINASPSPPPSPTQQINLGPSSNPSAKPNDFHFLKVIGKGSFGKVLLARHRQDDRFYAVKVLQKKAILKKKEEKHIMSERNVLLKNVKHPFLVGLHYSFQTADKLYFVLDYINGGELFYHLQRERCFLEPRARFYAAEIASALGYLHSLNIVYRDLKPENILLDSQGHVILTDFGLCKENIEPNGTTSTFCGTPEYLAPEVLHKQPYDRTVDWWCLGAVLYEMLYGLPPFYSRNTAEMYDNILNKPLQLKPNISNAARHLLEGLLQKDRTQRLGCSDDFMEIKKHVFFSPINWDELNAKKITPPFNPNVTGPNDLRHFDPEFTDEPVPNSIGCSPDSALVTASIKEAAEAFVGFSYAPSMDSYL